One window of Ziziphus jujuba cultivar Dongzao chromosome 5, ASM3175591v1 genomic DNA carries:
- the LOC125423108 gene encoding uncharacterized protein LOC125423108, whose protein sequence is MLHCSEIKKFLGCTTYELMNKSDGDSVKDIEKIATLSSSHKLLFQVKASKHEYRDITRWKYTILSVCDTISKEINTLTQTDTSNDAEVSQVLEIVEEQSGKSLGITELRDISGSVDNAKIEQISNEDKVLADLVSKPTARNNATKKLKLMISKSAGEADPIALNVESSHLEFGEEGRKQFAKLKDNV, encoded by the exons ATGCTACATTGTTCGGAAATCAAGAAATTTCTTGGTTGCACTACATATGAGTTGATGAATAAATCTGATGGG gattctgttaaagatattgaaaaaattgccACATTATCCAGTAGTCATAAGCTTCTATTTCAAGTTAAAGCATCTAAACATGAATATCGTGATATTACAAGATGGAAATACACAATCCTTTCTGTTTGTGATACTATTTCAAAAGAAATCAACACATTAACACAAACAGATACTTCAAATGATGCTGAAGTTAGTCAAGTTTTAGAAATTGTTGAAGAGCAAAGTGGAAAATCATTAGGCATAACTGAATTGAGAG ATATATCTGGAAGTGTTGACAATGCTAAGATAGAGCAAATTAGCAATGAAGATAAAGTCCTAGCTGATTTGGTTTCAAAGCCTACTGCAAGAAACAATGCAACAAAGAAACTAAAGCTGATGATTTCCAAAAGTGCAGGTGAGGCAGATCCAATAGCGCTGAATGTTGAAAGTTCTCATTTAGAATTTGGTGAAGAGGGTAGGAAGCAATTTGCCAAGCTTAAAGACAATGTTTAA